The Salmo salar chromosome ssa19, Ssal_v3.1, whole genome shotgun sequence DNA window TCACTACATTTGTTTTGTTCAAttgttttttgttcattttgtttttAAGGAGACTTTTAGATTATACTTGTAATAAAAAGCGCAATATAAAGAAAATATTATTTTTATGTTACATGTTTTCCATGTCAATACAGTGtatatttaaataaaatatgttgaaAACTGAATTAATCGTACGTTGCTGATCTGAACTGCTTTGCCTAACAGGTCAGTGTGGATAAGGTGGAGTTAGAGGATGCACGGTGGTTCAGCCTAGAGGAAGTCCAAGAGGCGCTGACGATCAAGGCACCACCACGGAACAACAAAGGAGAACCTACTGTGTTCTGGGTCCCACCAAGCTATGCCATAGCTAACCGGTTGATCCAGGAATGGGCCAATCTACAACACCTCAAATCATAGCCAGATGGGTGGACAACAGACAGCATCAAAGCTGCAAATACAACACACAGATGATTTTAGAAGACCAGgcaggaacactgtactgttaaGTGCTTGGTAACACACACAGACGGGAATGAaacatacaggtccagagtagacaTGGGGGGAACTGACAGGAAATACATCTCACTTGAGGGAAAAAAAGTGTTTGACCAGGACATTGTGTTTCAATAGATACTGTAATACCATCAAAGGGCTTGGCTTATAGCTAACATTTTTTAttcttattatatatatataaaatatgtaAAGGACATTTTTGCATTCATTTAATTGTGTGATCACTAGGCCTTTATGAAGTTTAAACTGATGATTTTGTTTAAATACTGTAACTACCTCCACAGTATTGCAATGATTCTCAAAATGATTTACAAAGTGAATTGTTGCAATAAGTGTATCAGTACTGTAATAATATCATACTTGGTGTATGTACAGAAACTAACTGAAAAAAACCATAAAGCCTAAACTTACATATTTTAAGCCTGCAGTTGCCACCAAGAGAGACTATGAACGTTTTGGACGCTTTTATTTTTTGACTaaaaaccaaatacatttaagtgCAATGTGGAAAATAAAATAATCCTTAAGGGCTATACATAAAACCAATCGGCAACATTACATCACAATATCTTGATAATGTGTTGTTGCTACATGAGCATTGGGCCACTGGTTACAGAAGCTAGTATGATAAGACTaagtaaatctttttttttttttttttttatcttgaaaATATACATATGACTTCTTTCATAGTGACACCCCCCCATATATATATAGGCACATCCCCTGCCACTCAAATCATCAGACCATGTTTAGGTCCTAAGTGACTTATGAACAGAAAATCATCTTTCACTATGACAGAGTAATCTCAAGAACTGTCTTTGCACAGGATCAACTTTTAATCATAACATATAATGAAAACAGATGACTGTTAGCAACAGTGCAGAGGTGAGTtagaaaaaaagtcacttttttccctTCCTTCCTGAGGAGGAGCTTGGTCTTTTCTTGCAGTACTTTGCCTCCAGGTTATCCATAAAATTGTTAAAGCCTGCCTCTTTTGACTTCTGATTTTTCTGAAATAAAAGAAAAGGAGGAGGGGGATAAGAGACACATAACCAATGGCAGCTTCGAAAAAAGGTCAGTAATGGTTTTACAGTTACGTTGTACCATGTTGGTCAACTAACTGTCTCACCTTGATCATGGCCACCAGGCTGTCCTCGCTGTTCAGGCCCATCTCTTTCTGCATCTCCTCTGCCTCTTTACGCTCTTTATCGGCCTGGAAACACAATGACACAAACATTGACAGCTGCAATGGGGACCATACTGATGTTCACCTGTATCAACTAGCTATGTCTCAAAATGCACTGAGGGATATATATAGAGTGGTGGATTAGTTCACACACCTTGCGTTTGCGGCTGCTTTTCTTCTTAGCACTCTCGTTGGTGAAAGCCTTGTGAGCCAGCAGCTCCTTGGAGTCGATGGCGCACTGGAGGATGGCTCTGATCCGTGGCTCGTCCTCCTGGGTGGCACACAGCACGTTCTCCATGATCATGTCCATGTCGCCCTTGTGCTCCTCATAGACCCGCATCAGATCATGCTTTTCTTCCTCAGAGTCCTTGTAGGACTTCTCAAAGTTCAGGATATCTTGAAGTGTGATCTGCAAAGAGAATGCACAGTCTTGACATAACTGATCATGTCCAGGCCTGGGACTTTCTGAATGTACAGTGTTAATTCATTGTAGCTGAGATTTTAATTTAAGGCTGCAGAATGTAAAAACTGTGCAAGGTGGATGTGaagactttcactaggcactgaATGTATCCATTTGTAACTTGCACTGGGGTAAAAAAAATGCATAACTTGAAGTCCTACCTTAGGAAACATTGTTCTCCAATATTCTTCCCAGTTACGATCTTGGTCAAGTGAGTCGGACTCCTCGTCTACTATGCCCTGCTCGTCGTAAATGGCCCTTTGGTCTTTGTTACTCAAGACTGCATACACCTTCCCTAGAGTCTAGTAACACATCAAGATACCAAACAGGACAGAAACTGATCATCGGACACCTGCTCCTCCCGATATATCAACCAAGGTTTTAAAGGTAAATAAACATTCACACATTATTTTTGAATGCAAGTGTTGTCTTGCCAACCTGGAACTTGGCAGTGGCTTGCCCGTCACCTGGTGATCTGTCAGGGTGGACTTGTAGTGAGACTTTATAATAACCCCGTCGAACCTCTGCCTCCGATGCATCATTTGTGACACCGATTACATCATAAAGGTTTGACGTCTTGAACAGCTCCTCACAGTGATCCAGTAAACCCATGTCTGCCTCCCCTAGCAACTAggacaaataaagaaaaatgcaACATAAAATGTAAACAATGTGTGTGGAATTAACTGGCAGTGATATAGCTAATGtaactagccaactaacgttacgcTATCCCCCTTAACGTTACTCTTCTGGCTCTCTTTCTGCCCAGTCAGTAGCGTCTATCTCCAATTCACTTCCCCAAAACAATAACCAAAGGCACAAAGTCGTCAATAACGTGACTGTCAATTTCAATAATTTAGCTTGCCGCtcaacgttaactagctagctagattgcGCTACTTAGCGAGCAgctgatgctagctagctaacgtaaatATCTGACTGATACTGGAACTGGCCCCGGCCTCTACCTACATAAATTGTGGAACTAGCTATTCCGACTAGACATACCAACAAAAATAACAATGTCTCCCAACTCACGCGTCCTTTGACTGAAGTGAACGACAGGTTATTATTGTGATTGTGTCCGTGTCTTTTGGATAGCTAGCTCGGTACCTTTCTAGCTCCCAATTGTCAACAAGCAAGCACCTCTCTACAAAATTTGGCGCGGTATTTGCGTCATCGTGTAATTCATATGAGCGCCCCACAGGTTTTCGAAACAGCCTCTTCAAAGATTCTCAATGCACTTCATTACCAGATGCCCAATGTTTAAATGCCAAAGTAAATAAACGTATGGGGTTTTCTGGAACGtcaagtatttaaaaaaaaactgtgtGTTTGTATAAGGTAATGTACAACTTGGTAGCTTTGAAAATATAGTAGCTATCTCTTTAATAAACTCAACTCACTTCTAAACCGGAACTACAAGTTTGGAGTTCACAAAATACTTCCGTGTGAGCACATTCACAAAAAAGTCTCTGTACTCCTAATTAATCAAATGTATTGATGTACTAGCGTCACCTGTATGTGGTATTATCTTAATATTTCATAAATGCTCATCTGAAAGAGTGGTCAATTAGCTACGGTCGtgataaacaccaacaaacagaatGTCAAATTTCATCGCGTTGCAGACCCAGTTGGCCTCTGTCATGGAGACCCTTGTTCACGCGGCGGTGGCCGAACTGGGTAAACTTGTAGAGGACAGTTCTGTTTTCGTGTTCAGCCTGGAACTGACCCAGGGGAATAGCGAGGATGAAGAATTATCGGCAAAACTGCAGACTGAGAGTCAGAATAAGATGGTAAGTCACCATGATTGAGAGAGGAAAGGCCTAGCAGCTGGCTAGGATACTGAAgcaagctagttaacgttagcttttCCCTTAACACAGATCAGTTGTCCAATAGGACATCATGTTTATGAACAGTTACAGGTGGCAGATACCATGGAAAGTGGCATGCATGAATACAATAGCCACCCTCAATCTATTCATGGTATGTTTTGAAATAATACATTGCTTATCTCTTTCATTTACAGACAGACTTTGCCACAATCATGGAGGTACTGGGCAATGAGGCATTGGGTAAAATAATGAAAATTGTGGATGATACAAAGTTTTTGATGGACTTTGAATCCAAGTCCTTCAAAGGCCATAGAGGGAAAAAAGCCAAACCACAAGCGAGCATCTTGAATATTCTGTCAGTTGGAGGAATGGGTAAGTAATagatgtttttatttctttatctgTTGCACTACAATAAGAACTTAAAAGTACTAGCTTCACCTGAAGAAGAATGACCTATTTATGCCTCACTTCTCTTTCATTGGTGCAGCGGAGGAACATTCTTATGGCGGAAGTGGTAAAACTGCGGAGCAAACTGTTTCAATGGAGGTAAGCTCTTTGCAGATTGCTTCAAAAGTCATGGAATTGTTATCAAATTTGATTTATCACATGCACTgaaatacatttgacatttttacattttagtcatttagcagatgctcttatccagagcgacttacattagtgaatgcatacattttcatacatttcatttcatgcattttttttttttgtactggccccccgtgggaatcgaacccacaaccctggcgttgcacatacaccacgctggcgttgcaaacaccatgctctaccagctgagccacaggtgtagaccttacagtgaaatgcttacttacaagcccttaaccaacaatgcagtttgaagaaaaatacccccccaaaaataataaataaaagtaacaaatgattaaagagcagcagtaaaataacaatagcgaggctatatacagggggtaccggtacagagtcaatgcgcgggagtaccggttagttgaggtaattggtTAAGggcccataaaacggcagccatcccctccggtgcCATTATCACAATGTAATCGTTTCTGCAAACACTTTGGCTGGTTTCAATAGACAAACCGTTAAATGTTTGTAGTCTGTGCCATTTCTAAAATATGATCCAATTATGCTCCTAATTTTCACACCTATTCAATCTGTTTGTGCTGGTAGTCTGCAGATGTGGAGGAAGTGGACACACCAGAATCTCCCCTTGTCTTGGCTGTTTCTGTCAAAGACGAGCATGGGCAAATAGACCTGGGAGCCATTGCAGAGAGTAAGCATAAAGCAAGTACTTGTGTCTTGACGGTACATAAGATCAGCCCATATCATAGTATTAACTGCCACCTGAGATTATATTTTTTCATGGCTATTTTGTTCACGGACATGTTTTATGCATGTCTTACAGGAGCTGCCGATGATGCTTTTGCAGGAAACTCTTCTTCAGAGCACCAGTATGGTATGATTAGCGATGACCCCCTGGTGAACCCCACAGACATCCTATTGGAGACTTTGTTTGCCCAAAAGAAGCTCTTCATTTGCACCGAGTGTGGGAAAAGTTTCTCCACACAGAGTAACCTCAAATCCCACCAGCGACTTCACACTGGCGAGAAACCGTTTGTGTGCATGTTCTGCAACAAAGCCTTTGCCCACAAACAGAGTTGTAATGATCACATCCGCACCCACACTGGTGAGAAGCCCTTCATATGTGGCGTGTGTGGGAAATGCTTCGGCAAGCAGGCGCACCTCAAGACCCATTCGATAATCCACACGGGCGAAAAGCCTTACAGCTGCACTGTGTGTGGCAAGAGCTTCAACCTGGCTCAAAATCTGTCTAGACACCAGCAAATTCACACGGGAGAGAAAATCTTCACCTGTTTACTGTGCGGGAAAGGCTTCACACGCGCTGTAACACTGAAGACCCATCAACTTATTCACACTGGACAAAAGCCCTTCAAGTGTATTCAGTGTGAGAAGAGTTTCCGTCACGCTGTCAATCTGAAGAACCACCAGCGGATTCATACAGGCGTCAGACCATTTAGTTGTGACTTGTGTGGCAAGACATTCCGTCAATCGGTGAATCTTAAAATACACAAGCGCATCCACACTGGAGAGAGGCCATATATCTGCACAGAATGCGGCAAGACCTTCAGTCAGCAGAGTAGTCTCATGTCTCACGGACGCACCCACTCTAACGAGAGACCTTTCCAGTGTAGCTTCTGCGAGAAAAGATTCAACAATGCCAACAGTCTGAAGTTGCACCAGAGAatccatacaggagagaagccgtaCAGCTGTGAAATCTGTGGAAAGACCTTCAGTCAGGGCAGTCATCTCCGAACACACAAGAGGCATGTCCACGCAGGAGGGAAACAGTACATTTGTGATAAATGTGGGAAGAGGTATTCAGACAAACGGAATCTTAagatgcacaaatgtgtttatgcCTCAACCTAACATAGTGATGGGCAAACGGTTTCAATCTTTGAGAGGCTTTTGTTGTCGTTTGCGTTGCTGTTAAAGAGAGCCTTGAAGCCTGGCACGTTAATCGCTAGGGGAACCCACTTCAACTTGATTTTAGCCTGagcaaaaatgtattattattttattttttttatgaaatagGATTTGCTGTCAGGAGCTAGGTGTTTTTGTTCCCATTTAAGCAATTATGAAAAGTAAACTAGTAAAACGCAGAAACCAAATATGCCTATGTTAAATAACGTAATGttagtgtatactgtatataatcatgcAACTTTTATAAGATAGGTGATTTAGCTTAAATAAGCATATAGCTAACATTTTGCAGCCAGAGATGTATTGATATTATTTGGAAAAAGCCTGTAAAACTGAATCTGGAGGTTGGGCTATGAAAAAGCTGTAGGTTATGTATTATAACAGAACCGCTTGGCTGACTAGCCTGTACTTTCACAACATCAGTCAGATTTAATTTGTTTACCACATGTACTTGTTTCATAAAGACCCAGTGCAGGCAAAATAAAATGTTCCTGTGtttatatcatattgtacaatagctgatgaaataaaaatctgtgttatttcctgatagttgctggttgaaaatacaatttaCACATGACCATCTAATCAGCAATTTTGCATGGGTGGGAGTTTCgtgctttccatggtgacatcaacatgaggtaaattggttaatagaccaataacaaagcgttccaaacctctctgccaataacagctagttttcagttttcccctcactcagacaactcTTAGCAAAATTATTGCTTCAGAAACTTTTTTTTTCTAAAAGCAATTTGTCAATTTTAATGAAAATCTATTATAGTAAGGTTTGttgcccagaaattatttgatattgatataaaacaaGTCTGCATTGGGCCTTTTAAGGTTTGTTTTCTACAGACTATTTTATAGCCTTTGTTACTGTGTTTCAGTTATGGATTCACGTTCAAATGGAAACCATACTATGTTGTGTTATTGCTGTCCAAATCACAGCTAATGACGTTTGATGAATGAATGGTAAACTCAGTTGAAAAGTTGACATTTGCAGTTGCAGAATTTTTTGGGGCTCATTTTggtgattaaaatggattttggtTGGTTTTCATAGTTTCTTTTTccctattttttttattatttaagtaTGTGAAAACACTGTTAACCTAGATATTAGTCTGGGCTGTTGCAAAGCTGGATATTTGACACGTTCGAATAATAAATCCTTTATTGCTTCCAAAAAAATCTTATATtgcatttcaccggatgtataaatgtgaagcatccgcttggcgaATTCACTCACTACCAGCccagtgggagaaattagaacgagatggattttctgcacattttctcatcgaATAAACATTTGATGTCAATACAGTTTTCTGATTGCAAAACTAAAATGTGTTATGAACAGAGTGAACTAAGTTTTGTAGGCATTACCCTTTGCAAAAGGTGTAAAACATTTCGTTGTTTAGGAGTGAaaaggcgaattgagttattgcacacattCGATtctcagagtaggcgttccctaacggaaatatgctaATTATttgctagaacgcgccaataggatcttgctagctcgtgcttggctctgcccaccttcctgtttgttctgcccactatgactaatttgttcccatttcacacgacaggctgtggtctatcttggtttagttaaaGATCTTTCTAGTCAGACTTgttgcctcccacaatgtatCAGTGCTAACTGTTTTTGTCTAGGGACAGGTTTAAGGAGACCAGTGGCAGTGCGCATGTGGTTGTGGATGATTCAGCGAGAGTCGAGTCCAGTGAGCAGAGCACTTGACAGCGGCGAGTTTAGcaacactagctagctactgaaCAAGCGAAACAAGCGTTTTTTCGGACAATGAATATTTGACAATACATTTTAATGAACAAATGACCACTAGGAGAGAGGCGACGACAAAATCTTGGTGCTTTGGTGGACCATACATAGCCATACGCCTGGCTGAAGAAAAAAACAATCTGCTTCAGGGAAAGGTGTAATGTTACTTGACAACGAGCCATAATGTTTTGGATTTGACTTGCTCAGTCATAGATATGGCGCTTTCATATCAAGCAGTGTTTGTAAGGCCATTTAACTGAACATTTTTATTGAGGTAACTAGCTAGCCAGGCTACTGCTGGCTtgaatttgctagctagcttactAGCCAACGTTAGCAATTGGACCTGCACTTGTTATTCAATCAACCAGCCTATTCACTCCTCAATTCAGGAATTTGCGGTCGTGCATGTTAATGCATCATCATCTGTTTCAATAGGTAAGTCCGAGTTTGAGTCGCCTATGTGTGTCAGTGGAAGTACTACTGTCTTGTCATTAAATTAACAATCCCTTCTCAGGCCTGTTGCAGCAGCTAAGAGACAGCGACAGTATATTGGTATGCCTAACCTGCTCTACTATGTGTCAGAGATACTGTTAAGCATGTTATAACATTTCAACTTCTAAATGAGCATCAGACACAGACCAGTGTTGGCCCCTTACTGGCCTTGCTACTTGGAGGCTCCAGTCAAATTGGCCCAGAGGTAAATAATCCCTTGTTTTACTGCTACAAATTACTCTCTGAAACAACATTCCATGCATACTTCAATTGAAAGTGAGTCCAACTGCAACTTGTAAAAACAGTGACTTATTGAAGTGTCATTGTTTTGGCCTTGTCATTATAAAATCCCCCCACAGAGTCTCTAGCAAGTTGGCAACTGTGATGGATTCAGTTGGTCGTGTGGTGGTCATTGGAGGACAGCCACACTGCACAACAGTGAATGAGATGAACAAAAGCCATTGTCCTCTTTTAAAATAACCTTCCATGTGTCAGGGTCTAGGCAGCTTATGTTGGATTTAAGGTATGGATTTGACTCCATAATAGTAAAGAAAAAACACAGGGAATCCTGATTCCCAGTGGTAACCTACA harbors:
- the dnajc9 gene encoding dnaJ homolog subfamily C member 9 is translated as MGLLDHCEELFKTSNLYDVIGVTNDASEAEVRRGYYKVSLQVHPDRSPGDGQATAKFQTLGKVYAVLSNKDQRAIYDEQGIVDEESDSLDQDRNWEEYWRTMFPKITLQDILNFEKSYKDSEEEKHDLMRVYEEHKGDMDMIMENVLCATQEDEPRIRAILQCAIDSKELLAHKAFTNESAKKKSSRKRKADKERKEAEEMQKEMGLNSEDSLVAMIKKNQKSKEAGFNNFMDNLEAKYCKKRPSSSSGRKGKK
- the LOC106578976 gene encoding zinc finger protein 501 is translated as MSNFIALQTQLASVMETLVHAAVAELGKLVEDSSVFVFSLELTQGNSEDEELSAKLQTESQNKMTDFATIMEVLGNEALGKIMKIVDDTKFLMDFESKSFKGHRGKKAKPQASILNILSVGGMAEEHSYGGSGKTAEQTVSMESADVEEVDTPESPLVLAVSVKDEHGQIDLGAIAERAADDAFAGNSSSEHQYGMISDDPLVNPTDILLETLFAQKKLFICTECGKSFSTQSNLKSHQRLHTGEKPFVCMFCNKAFAHKQSCNDHIRTHTGEKPFICGVCGKCFGKQAHLKTHSIIHTGEKPYSCTVCGKSFNLAQNLSRHQQIHTGEKIFTCLLCGKGFTRAVTLKTHQLIHTGQKPFKCIQCEKSFRHAVNLKNHQRIHTGVRPFSCDLCGKTFRQSVNLKIHKRIHTGERPYICTECGKTFSQQSSLMSHGRTHSNERPFQCSFCEKRFNNANSLKLHQRIHTGEKPYSCEICGKTFSQGSHLRTHKRHVHAGGKQYICDKCGKRYSDKRNLKMHKCVYAST